A region of the Methyloprofundus sedimenti genome:
ATATCCGCTTTTTTGTGATGCAGGAAGTTTGATTTTTTCAATAAATAGACGAGGTCTACTTTGGTTACTAGAGTAGACCCCCTAATTATTCCTCAAATCACCAGATATCAATTTTTAGCGGTGATGCACTAAACCATATTGTCATTTAAATTCATTAGAATTAAATCAAAAAGACTTGATTCATCGGGATCACTCGGAGAGGTTTGGGCAAATTTGAATAAAGTTGCCTATTCTTTTTACTTCTTGCTCAAATAAGCTAAATATAAGGCAACTCCTTCCTGAACAGTTTTGAACGCTGCATTATAGCCAGCTTGGCGTAAATTATTCATATCGGCTTGAGTATAGCTTTGATAACTTCCTTTTAAATGTTCAGGAAAAGGGATATATTCAATCTGCCCTTTTTGGTGGAACTCAATCACTGCCTCAGCGACGTCTCTGAAGGATTGGGCCTTACCCGTTCCTACATTGAAAATACCACAGACTTCAGGGTGTTCAAATAGCCATAAATTCACTGCGACTATATCATCAATGTAAATAAAATCTCGTAATTGTCCGCCATTTTCATAACCATCACAGCCTTCAAATAACTTGGGGTTTTCCCCCTTTAATAATTGATTATGCAAGTGAAAGGCAACACTGGCCATACTGCCTTTGTGCTGTTCCCTGGGGCCATAGACATTAAAATAGCGTAAGCCGACAACCTGAGTCTGTTTGTCCAGGTTCAGTCTGCGTACATATTGATCAAATTGCCATTTAGAATAGCCATAAACATTCAGTGGGCCTTCATATTCACGGCTTTCAGTAAACTGTTTAGTGTCGCCATAAGTTGCAGCCGAAGACGCATAAATAAAGGCGATAGAATGCTCCAGACAATAATGTAACAGGGTTTTGGAATACTCATAATTATTTTGCATCATGAATTTACCATCCCATTCTGTTGTAGATGAGCAAGCGCCTTCATGAAAAATGACATCTATTTTAAGAGGCAAGCCGGTATTGGTTTGTATCCGGTTAAGAAAGTCGTTTAAATCCCAATAATCAGCAATATCGCAGTCCACAATATTACGGAACTTTGCACCATCGGTTAAATCATC
Encoded here:
- the rfaD gene encoding ADP-glyceromanno-heptose 6-epimerase; translation: MIIVTGGAGFIGSNIVKTLNQQGRTDIIIVDDLTDGAKFRNIVDCDIADYWDLNDFLNRIQTNTGLPLKIDVIFHEGACSSTTEWDGKFMMQNNYEYSKTLLHYCLEHSIAFIYASSAATYGDTKQFTESREYEGPLNVYGYSKWQFDQYVRRLNLDKQTQVVGLRYFNVYGPREQHKGSMASVAFHLHNQLLKGENPKLFEGCDGYENGGQLRDFIYIDDIVAVNLWLFEHPEVCGIFNVGTGKAQSFRDVAEAVIEFHQKGQIEYIPFPEHLKGSYQSYTQADMNNLRQAGYNAAFKTVQEGVALYLAYLSKK